The Periplaneta americana isolate PAMFEO1 chromosome 2, P.americana_PAMFEO1_priV1, whole genome shotgun sequence genome has a window encoding:
- the LOC138713101 gene encoding ankyrin repeat domain-containing protein 39-like: MAKPNPIPDLKQRVKTLEGQFRLLLPLIEEVRALKKRKDSRSLHGLEARNAEGKVGSNNIEERLKLKDRELRQAKDEMKKLKEESEREKAELRQKYEGEHQLRLQQENSYQDQLGSLRQQVEAEIEMMRQLEEKLRAAAQLRPNLEDRLGRNELHRAAYQGDTHRVQLLLDAGSQVNAEDHDGCTPLWLAAREGHQDACRALLAAGARLDVNGGPSGRTALHVAAYRGHPAVCELLLAAGARPNEPDDLNQWTALHCAAFNGHAPVVQLLLQHAAERGARDKQGRTALDLARLNGRTEVADMLQG; the protein is encoded by the exons ATGGCAAAACCCAACCCAATCCCCGACTTGAAGCAGCGAGTGAAGACTCTGGAGGGACAGTTTCGACTGCTGCTTCCTCTCATAGAGGAAGTCAGGGCCCTGAAGAAGAGGAAGGACTCGCGGTCCCTGCATGGCCTGGAGGCAAGGAACGCAGAGGGAAAAGTAGGGAGCAACAACATTGAGGAGAGATTGAAGCTGAAAGACAGGGAATTGAGACAGGCAAAAGATGAAATGAAAAAGCTGAAAGAAGAATCGGAAAGG GAGAAAGCAGAACTGAGGCAGAAATATGAAGGAGAGCACCAGTTGCGGCTGCAGCAGGAAAAT AGTTACCAGGATCAGCTGGGGAGCCTGAGACAACAAGTGGAGGCTGAGATAGAGATGATGCGCCAGCTGGAAGAA AAGCTCAGAGCTGCGGCTCAGCTCAGGCCCAACCTGGAGGACAGGCTAGGCAGGAATGAGCTACACCGGGCAGCATACCAGGGGGACACACACAGGGTGCAGCTGCTCCTGGATGCAGGCAGCCAGGTGAACGCCGAGGATCATGATGGCTGCACGCCCTTGTGGCTGGCTGCACGTGAAGGCCACCAGGATGCGTGCAGGGCGCTGCTGGCTGCCGGGGCGCGGCTGGATGTGAATGGAGGACCATCTGGCCGCACTGCTCTGCATGTGGCTGCATACCGTGGGCACCCTGCAGTGTGTGAGCTGCTGCTGGCAGCTGGGGCGCGGCCCAACGAGCCTGATGATCTAAACCAGTGGACTGCACTGCACTGTGCAGCATTTAACGGCCACGCCCCAGTGGTGCAGCTGCTGTTGCAGCATGCCGCTGAGCGGGGGGCGAGGGATAAGCAGGGACGGACAGCCCTGGACCTGGCACGTCTGAACGGGCGCACAGAAGTGGCGGACATGCTGCAGGGCTGA